One stretch of Aeromicrobium fastidiosum DNA includes these proteins:
- a CDS encoding glycosyltransferase family 4 protein: MRCFVPLPDGTVAADWARRSERGEVPDSSPYGLHHLQDHGLDVTFGDRALTGPWARVARSLRYRTSGLEPVEALRDLRRMSRSESDVVLAYDERTGVPAALAAPHSRFAPVVTGIGWLTTRDETEPLQRRLASRALPRAAAVWTQCSAMVPVLAREWRLDPRRVHYVPLGIDTDFYAEQPWELATPTVSSAGEDRYRDHDLLVQAVARVRDDLGSVRLELATGLPVDLPDDLGTLYTGRMGGRMRDLYGRSTVVAIALKPTSTGSGLTVVLEAMASGRPLVVTDNPGVSDYVEHGVTGLLVPPGDVDAFASALRQVLADPERARAMGRAAAERARSDFTSAGMSAVLARILRAAA, from the coding sequence ATGCGGTGCTTCGTGCCCCTTCCGGACGGGACGGTCGCTGCCGACTGGGCTCGTCGCTCGGAGCGTGGGGAGGTTCCGGACTCGTCGCCATACGGGCTCCACCACCTCCAGGATCACGGTCTCGACGTCACCTTCGGTGATCGTGCGCTGACGGGCCCCTGGGCCCGGGTCGCGCGGTCGCTGCGCTATCGGACGTCGGGGCTCGAACCGGTCGAGGCGTTGCGGGACCTCCGCCGGATGTCACGAAGTGAGAGTGACGTCGTGCTGGCTTATGACGAGAGAACCGGGGTTCCTGCGGCGTTGGCTGCGCCACACTCGCGCTTCGCCCCCGTCGTGACCGGGATCGGCTGGCTGACGACCCGCGACGAGACCGAGCCGCTGCAGCGTCGCCTCGCCTCGCGGGCCCTGCCGCGCGCCGCCGCCGTCTGGACCCAGTGCAGCGCGATGGTGCCGGTGCTGGCCCGGGAGTGGCGGCTCGACCCCCGCCGCGTCCACTACGTGCCGCTGGGCATCGACACCGACTTCTACGCCGAGCAGCCGTGGGAGCTCGCCACGCCGACCGTGTCGAGCGCGGGGGAGGACCGCTACCGCGACCACGACCTGCTGGTGCAGGCGGTTGCACGGGTGCGAGACGACCTCGGCTCGGTGCGACTCGAGCTCGCGACGGGCCTGCCGGTCGACCTGCCGGACGATCTCGGGACGCTCTACACGGGGCGCATGGGAGGTCGAATGCGCGATCTCTACGGACGCTCGACCGTCGTGGCGATCGCCCTCAAGCCCACCAGCACCGGATCGGGGCTGACGGTCGTCCTGGAGGCGATGGCCAGCGGCAGGCCGCTCGTGGTGACCGACAACCCCGGGGTCTCCGACTACGTCGAGCACGGCGTCACGGGCCTGCTCGTGCCGCCGGGCGACGTCGATGCCTTCGCGAGTGCGCTCCGTCAGGTGCTCGCCGACCCCGAACGGGCCCGCGCAATGGGCCGTGCCGCGGCCGAGCGAGCCCGCAGCGACTTCACCTCGGCGGGCATGAGCGCGGTCCTCGCCCGCATCCTGCGCGCCGCGGCCTGA
- a CDS encoding glycosyltransferase, with amino-acid sequence MTRPLAICCVAYRTPDLLRTCLAALAQHLPGVPVHVHDNSAEHAAELDTVVADHPHVHWHRGGPNIGFAAAVNALAATVPGHDLLLVNPDAVVQGPLTATLAAVRTPGVAAAAPLTPATGPGGRPWDVAHRRRGVVRALVSAAGYAEQLRRTPLSELYAERPDDVDGYLTGACLAVSRQAWDEIGPFDEEYFLYGEEAQWQQRARSAGWRLVLADETGVLHEANGTVASDAVASRRSHDLLRTNIALQIEHAGTGGSLRGDLYLAGTSALDRVQRSKRRQRAGLAASGRPAVVLTINQLVYGGAERHHVVLATELVRRGYDVTIVAMQRFGPLVAEIPHTVRVVRQPWWAPAVDLPPGPAVVVTGDTNTETGFGTLWRRHRADRRWLVGAHVPPDPDAATYSTGLGRAMRRADGFIALSPRHRDEVSAHQDVARRWFIAPNGVAHRDGLAEVPPREDHDGPLRLVMMSRIVELKNPHLLVEALDGLRDRAWTLDIFGDGPDRERLEALTPDDLRDRVRWRGWSPGPDHAFAEADVVCLPSRSEAFPLTILEAMARRLPVMASATCAVPDMLDHGRAGIVVDDVTVAGWRAALAGVLDDRSPLPGIADRGLERMRDHYTIESLADAYEHAIAEVLS; translated from the coding sequence ATGACCCGTCCCCTCGCGATCTGCTGCGTCGCGTACCGCACGCCCGACCTGCTGCGCACCTGTCTCGCGGCGCTCGCGCAGCACCTGCCCGGCGTCCCCGTCCACGTGCACGACAACTCGGCGGAGCATGCCGCCGAGCTCGACACGGTCGTCGCCGACCACCCGCACGTGCACTGGCACCGTGGCGGCCCCAACATCGGCTTCGCCGCGGCGGTCAACGCGCTCGCGGCGACCGTGCCGGGTCACGACCTGCTGCTGGTCAACCCCGATGCCGTGGTGCAGGGACCGCTCACCGCGACGCTCGCGGCCGTCCGCACTCCGGGGGTGGCGGCTGCCGCACCCCTCACTCCCGCGACGGGTCCGGGCGGACGACCGTGGGACGTCGCCCACCGACGCCGCGGCGTCGTCCGCGCCCTCGTGTCGGCCGCGGGCTACGCCGAGCAGCTGCGGCGCACGCCCCTGTCCGAGCTCTACGCCGAGCGTCCGGATGACGTCGACGGCTACCTGACCGGGGCCTGCCTGGCCGTCTCGCGCCAGGCGTGGGACGAGATCGGCCCGTTCGACGAGGAGTACTTCCTCTACGGCGAGGAGGCCCAGTGGCAGCAGCGCGCCCGCTCGGCCGGCTGGCGGCTCGTGCTCGCCGACGAGACCGGGGTGCTGCACGAGGCCAACGGCACCGTGGCGTCCGACGCCGTGGCTTCACGGCGGTCGCACGACCTGCTACGCACCAACATCGCGCTGCAGATCGAGCACGCCGGCACCGGCGGGTCGCTGCGCGGCGACCTCTACCTCGCGGGCACCTCGGCGCTCGACCGGGTGCAGCGCTCGAAGCGGCGCCAGCGGGCCGGCCTCGCTGCCAGCGGCCGGCCGGCAGTCGTCCTCACGATCAACCAGCTGGTCTACGGCGGGGCCGAGCGGCACCACGTCGTGCTGGCGACCGAGCTGGTGCGCCGCGGCTACGACGTCACGATCGTCGCGATGCAGCGCTTCGGCCCGCTGGTCGCCGAGATCCCCCACACCGTGCGAGTCGTCCGCCAGCCGTGGTGGGCGCCTGCCGTCGACCTCCCACCCGGGCCGGCCGTCGTCGTCACCGGCGACACCAACACCGAGACCGGCTTCGGCACCCTGTGGCGACGACACCGCGCCGACCGTCGGTGGCTCGTGGGAGCGCACGTGCCACCCGATCCCGACGCGGCGACCTACTCGACGGGGCTCGGCCGGGCCATGCGCCGCGCCGACGGGTTCATCGCCCTGTCGCCTCGCCACCGCGATGAGGTCTCGGCCCACCAGGACGTCGCCCGCCGGTGGTTCATCGCACCCAACGGCGTCGCCCACCGTGACGGGCTGGCCGAGGTGCCGCCCCGTGAGGACCACGACGGCCCGCTGCGGCTCGTCATGATGTCGCGCATCGTCGAGCTCAAGAACCCGCACCTGCTGGTCGAGGCGCTCGACGGCCTGCGCGACCGCGCCTGGACGCTCGACATCTTCGGTGACGGTCCCGACCGCGAGCGGCTCGAGGCGCTGACGCCCGACGACCTGCGCGACCGCGTCCGCTGGCGAGGCTGGTCGCCCGGGCCGGACCACGCCTTCGCCGAGGCCGACGTCGTGTGCCTGCCCAGCCGGTCCGAGGCGTTCCCGCTGACGATCCTCGAGGCCATGGCTCGCCGGTTGCCCGTCATGGCATCGGCGACGTGCGCGGTGCCCGACATGCTCGACCACGGGCGGGCCGGCATCGTCGTCGACGACGTGACGGTCGCAGGATGGCGCGCGGCGCTGGCCGGGGTGCTGGACGACCGGAGCCCCCTGCCCGGGATCGCCGACCGCGGTCTGGAGCGCATGCGTGACCACTACACGATCGAGTCGTTGGCCGATGCCTACGAGCACGCGATCGCGGAGGTGCTGTCGTGA
- a CDS encoding oligosaccharide flippase family protein translates to MSPPTVRRMAAAFGYQLVFRVFGMIASIVTVALTVRHLGGESYGHLTTAIVFVSLWTSFTELGIGAVVVRRVTSGQGDLERLVRVNTGLSLVYGIPLTIITTVSGLVVYSGQDEVTAVLPIVAAGLAMTTVSTCVQPVFLATVRFAAVAWSDFASRALSLALTLALLQTDAGLMWFAVVQVVPPLVVLVVQGVAASRILSWRPVFAVRESWELLRESLPQTAVLVIGVLYWRIDGVLLSLLDSPLQVGTYYLASTLAFTLSVIPTFFATSTLSSMTGLWSSDRDRFSHFTSRSVETMLFIGAPIAVVGLVLAGPVMRLIGSDEFVGDGTPTLALLFVAVGVTFLNGTVSQALFAAHEQAFLVRLNVVNLGINIVLNLVLIPLWGAAGAALALLVTELIGQVVASWRLSRRCAYRTPWAFAIRLTVSLAAAAATALLLHGAPVLLALAGAGVAYLLANLVVGPVKIATVRTMLDAGAADDREVSVP, encoded by the coding sequence GTGTCTCCGCCCACCGTGCGGCGGATGGCGGCGGCCTTCGGCTACCAGCTGGTGTTCCGCGTCTTCGGCATGATCGCGTCGATCGTCACGGTGGCGCTGACGGTCCGACACCTGGGCGGCGAGTCGTACGGCCACCTCACGACGGCGATCGTCTTCGTGAGCCTGTGGACCAGCTTCACCGAGCTCGGCATCGGCGCCGTCGTCGTGCGCCGCGTGACGTCAGGACAGGGCGATCTCGAGCGTCTCGTGCGCGTCAACACGGGCCTGTCGCTGGTCTACGGCATCCCGCTCACGATCATCACGACGGTCAGCGGCCTGGTGGTCTATTCGGGCCAGGACGAGGTCACCGCCGTCCTGCCGATCGTCGCGGCGGGCCTGGCCATGACGACCGTCAGCACGTGCGTCCAGCCCGTGTTCCTCGCGACGGTGCGGTTCGCGGCCGTCGCGTGGTCGGACTTCGCGAGCCGCGCCCTGTCGCTGGCCCTGACGCTGGCGCTGCTGCAGACCGACGCCGGCCTGATGTGGTTCGCGGTGGTGCAGGTCGTCCCGCCGCTCGTCGTGCTGGTCGTGCAGGGCGTGGCCGCCTCGCGCATCCTGAGCTGGCGGCCGGTGTTCGCCGTCCGCGAGAGCTGGGAGCTCCTGCGCGAGAGCCTGCCCCAGACAGCGGTGCTGGTCATCGGCGTCCTCTACTGGCGCATCGACGGCGTCCTGCTGAGCCTGCTCGACTCCCCGCTGCAGGTCGGCACCTACTACCTGGCCTCGACCCTGGCGTTCACGCTCTCGGTCATCCCGACCTTCTTCGCCACGTCGACGCTGTCGTCGATGACGGGTCTGTGGAGCAGCGACCGCGACCGGTTCTCGCACTTCACGTCCCGCAGCGTCGAGACCATGTTGTTCATCGGCGCCCCCATCGCCGTCGTGGGGCTCGTGCTGGCCGGACCGGTCATGCGGCTCATCGGCTCGGACGAGTTCGTGGGCGACGGCACGCCGACGCTGGCGCTGCTGTTCGTGGCCGTCGGCGTCACGTTCCTCAACGGCACGGTCAGCCAGGCCCTGTTCGCCGCCCACGAGCAGGCATTCCTGGTGCGGCTCAACGTCGTCAACCTGGGCATCAACATCGTGCTCAACCTGGTGCTGATCCCCCTCTGGGGCGCCGCAGGGGCCGCGCTGGCGCTGCTCGTGACCGAGCTCATCGGCCAGGTCGTCGCGTCCTGGAGGCTGTCGCGGCGCTGCGCCTACCGCACCCCGTGGGCCTTCGCGATACGCCTGACGGTCTCGCTGGCAGCGGCCGCCGCCACCGCCCTGCTGCTGCACGGGGCACCCGTGCTGCTCGCCCTGGCGGGTGCCGGCGTCGCCTATCTCCTGGCCAACCTCGTCGTCGGGCCGGTGAAGATCGCCACGGTCAGGACGATGCTCGACGCTGGGGCGGCCGACGACCGCGAGGTGTCCGTGCCATGA
- a CDS encoding glycosyltransferase family 4 protein encodes MSDARPLRVLTIGPAPLSADSRGGMATVLTLMAAHPDPRVSIRVVPTYADHGVVRRTLLGVRGMLLASALVMAGRADVLHVHLAHGGSVVRKALPLAAARLRGVPTVVHEHSYDFAGWFDGLPPRVQTLVRRAVAADVWLVLADHHVADFGGRLGMDERRVHVLHNPVELARGVEAPRARPPGRVVQAVSLGRLGHRKGSYDVVAAVALLPADMRARLRVVLAGDGEIDEVRRAVDDAGVGDVVEVRGWQDPAERDALTRASQVFLLPSYEEGLPMAMLEAMAQGLAPVVSPVGGIPDVVRDEVEGLLVEPGDVTALSTAIRRLVEDDELRVRVASAALSRSKHFDVDGWYDDLTDLWIRLVDRRRDRPRR; translated from the coding sequence ATGAGTGACGCCCGACCCCTGAGGGTCCTGACGATCGGGCCGGCACCGCTGTCGGCCGACAGCCGTGGCGGCATGGCCACGGTGCTGACCCTGATGGCGGCCCATCCCGATCCGCGGGTCAGCATCCGCGTGGTCCCGACCTACGCCGATCACGGCGTCGTGCGGCGCACGCTGCTGGGCGTGCGGGGCATGCTGCTGGCCTCGGCGCTGGTCATGGCCGGACGCGCCGACGTCCTGCACGTGCACCTCGCCCACGGCGGCAGCGTCGTCCGCAAGGCGCTGCCGCTGGCCGCGGCAAGGCTGCGCGGCGTCCCGACGGTCGTCCACGAGCACAGCTACGACTTCGCCGGCTGGTTCGACGGCCTGCCGCCGCGCGTGCAGACGCTGGTGCGCCGTGCCGTGGCCGCCGACGTGTGGCTCGTGCTCGCCGACCACCACGTCGCCGACTTCGGCGGACGCCTGGGCATGGACGAGCGTCGCGTCCACGTGCTCCACAACCCCGTCGAGCTCGCGCGAGGCGTCGAGGCACCGCGGGCACGTCCGCCCGGCCGGGTCGTGCAGGCCGTGTCGCTCGGCCGTCTGGGGCACCGCAAGGGCAGCTATGACGTCGTGGCGGCGGTCGCGTTGCTGCCGGCGGACATGCGCGCCCGGCTACGCGTGGTGCTGGCCGGTGACGGGGAGATCGACGAGGTGCGCCGCGCGGTCGACGACGCCGGCGTGGGCGACGTCGTGGAGGTGCGGGGCTGGCAGGATCCGGCCGAGCGCGACGCCCTGACCCGTGCGTCCCAGGTCTTCCTGCTGCCGTCGTACGAGGAGGGCTTGCCGATGGCGATGCTCGAGGCGATGGCACAGGGGCTGGCCCCCGTGGTCTCCCCGGTCGGCGGCATCCCCGACGTCGTCCGCGACGAGGTCGAGGGCCTGCTGGTCGAACCCGGCGACGTGACCGCGCTCAGCACCGCGATCCGCCGGCTCGTCGAGGACGACGAGCTGCGCGTGCGCGTCGCGTCGGCGGCCCTGTCGCGGTCGAAGCACTTCGACGTCGACGGCTGGTACGACGACCTCACCGACCTGTGGATCCGCCTCGTCGACCGGCGGCGCGACCGACCGCGACGCTGA
- a CDS encoding class I SAM-dependent methyltransferase yields the protein MTTPPECCACGSHDTTTVLDLGDVPIADAFPPVTSAPEGDPAGDVRHPLAMALCRQCGLAQIAQDDTEPEQPLGVEPRALVEQAERAVAIADARGWLPGRTVREFPSPHGGTWLPLVVRRGHVVTDGPASVVLDSFGVMHEADQRGAWRARADATAPDGVLLVQFHSLAAILRHGQWSSLRHGHAAYYSFTSLSGLLAAVGMSVVGVETFDLYGGTVLVAARHGRYRPDAAARAMLAEEADLGVTDPVRLGRLQAAVDADVAGLRAWLDARADEDVRVMGYGAASVAVARLGLAGIDSHVLEAVADVSPAKQGRRMPGTDIPIISPAALVEASPDRVLLMLPDLLPELEQAYPELAGRWIVRTDRDSS from the coding sequence ATGACGACGCCTCCTGAGTGCTGCGCCTGCGGCTCGCACGACACGACGACGGTCCTCGACCTCGGTGACGTCCCGATCGCCGATGCGTTCCCGCCTGTCACCAGCGCACCCGAGGGAGATCCGGCGGGCGACGTGCGACACCCGTTGGCGATGGCGCTGTGCCGGCAGTGCGGGCTGGCGCAGATCGCGCAGGACGACACCGAGCCCGAGCAGCCTCTGGGCGTCGAGCCGCGGGCCCTGGTCGAGCAGGCCGAGCGCGCCGTCGCGATCGCGGACGCTCGCGGCTGGCTGCCCGGCCGCACCGTGCGGGAGTTCCCCAGCCCGCACGGCGGCACGTGGCTGCCGCTCGTCGTGCGTCGAGGGCACGTCGTGACCGACGGCCCGGCGTCCGTCGTGCTCGACAGCTTCGGCGTGATGCACGAGGCCGACCAGCGTGGCGCGTGGCGGGCGCGCGCCGATGCCACGGCACCCGACGGCGTCCTGCTGGTGCAGTTCCACTCGCTGGCCGCGATCCTGCGCCACGGCCAGTGGTCGTCGCTGCGGCACGGCCATGCCGCGTACTACTCCTTCACGTCGCTGAGTGGCCTGCTCGCGGCCGTCGGCATGTCGGTCGTCGGGGTCGAGACGTTCGACCTGTACGGAGGGACCGTGCTGGTCGCGGCCCGTCACGGTCGGTACCGGCCCGATGCGGCCGCCCGGGCGATGCTCGCCGAGGAGGCCGATCTCGGGGTCACCGACCCCGTCCGGCTCGGCCGGCTGCAGGCCGCGGTCGACGCCGACGTGGCGGGCCTGCGCGCCTGGCTCGATGCGCGCGCGGACGAGGACGTGCGCGTCATGGGCTACGGCGCGGCCTCCGTCGCCGTCGCGCGCCTGGGCCTGGCCGGCATCGACAGCCACGTGCTCGAGGCCGTCGCCGACGTGTCGCCGGCCAAGCAGGGACGACGGATGCCGGGCACCGACATCCCCATCATCTCGCCCGCCGCCCTGGTCGAGGCGTCACCCGACCGCGTGCTGCTGATGCTGCCCGACCTGCTGCCCGAGCTCGAGCAGGCGTACCCCGAGCTCGCGGGTCGCTGGATCGTCAGGACCGACCGTGACTCATCCTGA
- a CDS encoding O-antigen ligase family protein, whose translation MRAPHTLTSPVVVDDRVGAGATVVAVICGWLLATRQSIVVPFTLGLTPVSIAWYAGGVLLLLCWLGRQPVRQLHRPAALIAMAMLLATLVSSASLMLRGPVGDQASQSTLLVTREVGMVAAVLLVMVAIGSLADLARVVQGIVVGAAISAALALVQAGTGIDLAGSLVLPGLIDQGSTATVGELLRAGAVRPAGSAGHPLELSAVLTAVFPLALGLTLSRRARDDISWPWAAASTVIALGAVSTISRSAFVGIAAALLVMAWRWPVRRVVVGGSALALAVLAAVVAGVPLVSRLADVLVSGTSDNSVGSRSSGLSYALQRLPQHWLLGQGSGTYDVSEQPVLDNYYLTRLVESGIVGLLALVLLLGGALCIAFRASRRGLASPDPGAFELVNGIVGSITAVAVVALILDIGGFAQISTLVYVLVGLAGAAALATSPVSTDITSTAGSIHD comes from the coding sequence GTGCGCGCCCCCCACACGTTGACGTCCCCCGTGGTCGTCGACGACCGCGTCGGGGCGGGCGCGACCGTCGTGGCCGTCATCTGCGGCTGGCTCCTCGCGACGCGTCAGTCGATCGTCGTCCCGTTCACGCTGGGCCTGACACCGGTCTCGATCGCCTGGTACGCCGGAGGTGTCCTGCTGCTGCTGTGCTGGCTCGGACGGCAGCCGGTCCGGCAGCTCCACCGGCCCGCGGCCCTGATCGCGATGGCGATGCTGCTCGCGACCCTCGTGTCGAGCGCGTCGCTGATGCTGCGCGGCCCCGTCGGCGACCAGGCCTCCCAGTCGACGCTGCTGGTGACCCGCGAGGTCGGCATGGTCGCGGCCGTCCTGCTCGTCATGGTCGCGATCGGCAGCCTCGCCGACCTCGCACGCGTCGTGCAGGGCATCGTGGTGGGTGCCGCGATCAGCGCGGCCCTGGCGCTCGTCCAGGCGGGCACGGGCATCGACCTCGCGGGATCGCTGGTCCTGCCGGGGCTGATCGACCAGGGCAGCACCGCGACGGTCGGCGAGCTGCTGCGGGCCGGGGCCGTGCGTCCCGCGGGCAGCGCAGGCCACCCGCTCGAGCTCAGCGCCGTCCTCACCGCGGTCTTCCCGCTCGCGCTCGGCCTCACGCTGTCGCGCCGTGCCCGCGACGACATCAGCTGGCCGTGGGCGGCGGCGTCGACCGTCATCGCGCTGGGTGCCGTGTCGACGATCTCGCGGTCCGCGTTCGTCGGCATCGCCGCGGCCCTGCTCGTGATGGCGTGGCGGTGGCCCGTCCGCCGGGTCGTCGTCGGCGGCTCCGCCCTCGCGCTCGCGGTGCTAGCAGCGGTCGTCGCCGGCGTGCCCCTCGTGTCACGGCTGGCCGACGTGCTCGTGAGCGGGACGTCCGACAACTCGGTCGGCTCGCGCTCGTCGGGCCTGTCGTACGCGCTGCAGCGATTGCCCCAGCACTGGCTCCTCGGGCAGGGGTCCGGCACGTACGACGTGTCCGAGCAGCCCGTCCTCGACAACTACTACCTGACCCGGCTCGTGGAGTCGGGCATCGTGGGCCTGCTCGCGCTGGTGCTGCTGCTCGGGGGTGCCCTCTGCATCGCCTTCCGGGCGTCGCGACGCGGTCTGGCGTCGCCCGATCCGGGCGCGTTCGAGCTGGTCAACGGCATCGTCGGCTCCATCACGGCGGTCGCGGTCGTGGCGTTGATCCTCGACATCGGCGGCTTCGCGCAGATCTCGACGCTCGTGTACGTCCTCGTGGGGCTCGCCGGGGCAGCCGCGCTCGCCACCTCGCCCGTCAGCACCGACATCACCTCGACCGCCGGGAGCATCCATGACTGA
- a CDS encoding GNAT family N-acetyltransferase — MSIVGRNHDGRDVRSRLVRRVALDTVGPQRVDGTTILLRRARISDGPAWRAARLRDADRLRPAFGDDVTLTAWVEHVLEDREATGQGMLEPLLAVDDEGHVLGECTFSLDRRSGLAECSMWTVSATTPGQTTWIIVSAALWLLERRPTIPWIVAPVAVSNPGPARMLTASGFEQAAMARQLRLYDGVPTDHDIWRLENTPAVRERLRVLAAG, encoded by the coding sequence ATGAGCATCGTCGGGCGCAACCATGACGGCCGGGACGTCCGCAGTCGTCTGGTTCGTCGTGTGGCGCTCGACACGGTCGGCCCCCAGCGGGTCGACGGCACCACGATCCTGCTGCGGCGCGCCAGGATCTCCGACGGCCCGGCCTGGCGTGCCGCCCGGCTGCGCGATGCCGACCGGCTGCGGCCTGCCTTCGGCGACGACGTCACGCTGACGGCCTGGGTCGAGCACGTCCTGGAGGATCGCGAGGCGACCGGACAGGGCATGCTCGAGCCGCTGCTGGCCGTCGACGACGAGGGGCACGTGCTCGGCGAGTGCACGTTCTCGTTGGACCGCCGGTCGGGACTGGCCGAGTGCTCGATGTGGACGGTCAGCGCGACCACACCCGGGCAGACCACGTGGATCATCGTCAGCGCAGCCCTGTGGTTGCTCGAGCGTCGGCCGACCATCCCATGGATCGTCGCCCCCGTCGCGGTCAGCAATCCCGGCCCTGCGCGCATGCTCACCGCCAGCGGCTTCGAACAGGCGGCCATGGCCCGACAGCTCAGGCTCTACGACGGGGTGCCCACGGATCACGACATCTGGCGGCTCGAGAACACGCCCGCCGTGCGGGAACGGTTGCGCGTCCTCGCCGCGGGGTGA
- a CDS encoding glycosyltransferase family 4 protein, which produces MKVLWLSPWMRPLARIHADALRSVGHEVRLVTSDQHPESGPARDDEWVLDPRPKQPSTYRPFLRVRREALAFGADVVVTELVRDPRWLTLGGGVPRIDVVHDDRPHDSGEQRPRWERSLFDRWGAGADLTLFFSEFVAGRVDRTPQALVPLSSDVADAAVPRFVEAEDRRDFVLSGRLNGYKNIPVALEAWTLHRSGPRYRGDQLVLIGDGEAPGELPDGVRWQRGPFRYADQLDTLARAKASLVHYRRATQSGVQVLAMQLGVMPVVSPEGALPELQPPGGPVVGVDDVRGLADALDVLADPAEAVRAGCRAREAYVERHSRPRVAEALSVAVGRAAGRRGGSTGR; this is translated from the coding sequence GTGAAGGTCCTGTGGCTCTCGCCGTGGATGCGACCACTCGCCCGTATCCACGCCGACGCGCTGCGCTCGGTGGGCCACGAGGTCCGGCTCGTGACGTCCGACCAGCACCCCGAGTCGGGCCCCGCGCGCGACGACGAGTGGGTGCTCGACCCTCGTCCCAAGCAGCCGTCGACGTACCGCCCGTTCCTGCGCGTGCGCCGCGAGGCGCTCGCCTTCGGCGCCGACGTCGTCGTGACCGAGCTCGTGCGCGACCCTCGCTGGCTCACCCTCGGCGGCGGGGTGCCCCGCATCGACGTCGTGCACGACGACCGCCCCCACGACTCCGGCGAGCAGCGCCCGCGGTGGGAACGGTCGCTGTTCGACCGCTGGGGCGCAGGAGCAGACCTCACGCTGTTCTTCAGCGAGTTCGTCGCCGGGCGGGTCGACCGGACGCCGCAGGCGCTCGTGCCGCTCAGCAGCGACGTCGCCGACGCGGCCGTGCCACGGTTCGTCGAGGCCGAGGACCGCCGCGACTTCGTGCTCAGCGGCCGGCTCAACGGCTACAAGAACATCCCCGTGGCGCTCGAGGCGTGGACCCTCCATCGCTCCGGTCCGCGCTACCGCGGCGACCAGCTCGTGCTGATCGGCGACGGCGAGGCACCCGGCGAGCTGCCCGACGGGGTGCGGTGGCAGCGCGGACCGTTCCGCTACGCCGACCAGCTCGACACCCTCGCCCGGGCGAAGGCGTCGTTGGTGCACTACCGCCGCGCGACGCAGAGCGGGGTGCAGGTGCTGGCGATGCAGCTCGGCGTCATGCCGGTCGTGTCGCCCGAGGGCGCCCTGCCCGAGCTGCAGCCGCCGGGCGGCCCCGTCGTGGGCGTCGACGACGTCCGCGGGCTGGCCGACGCGCTCGACGTGCTGGCCGACCCGGCCGAGGCCGTCCGCGCGGGATGCCGGGCGCGCGAGGCCTACGTCGAGCGGCACAGCCGGCCGCGGGTCGCCGAGGCGCTCAGCGTCGCGGTCGGTCGCGCCGCCGGTCGACGAGGCGGATCCACAGGTCGGTGA
- a CDS encoding glycoside hydrolase family 6 protein translates to MRRALATAVVVLGLVGLTHDGWQQTTQVRDVALGNGLLSGPSEAKAWVDRQGGGTDPAVVRRIAEQPDAFWLVGSDGDAGALELIDLARQQDRTVQLVLYDVPRRDDGLSGAQGAADLEAYAAWVDQVSAAIGDTRAVVVVEPDALWFVDRQTPDGAARTERIESLRYAVRTLGERNPRTRVYVEAGTSSGSVETDRMADLLAEVGVSDDVGFAVNVSSYAPDAEINAYAQEIRARLVAAHGLRDPRYVVDTGRNGNPDWDFEWCNPSGRQLGHEPGPVGDDAGLDLNLWIKAPATSDGDCGVGRGTYGGEFMPDEAIRMSHGRS, encoded by the coding sequence ATGAGGCGCGCGCTCGCGACGGCTGTCGTCGTCCTGGGACTCGTCGGCCTGACCCACGACGGCTGGCAGCAGACGACGCAGGTGCGTGACGTCGCTCTCGGCAACGGCCTGCTGAGCGGGCCCAGCGAGGCCAAGGCGTGGGTCGACCGGCAGGGCGGCGGCACCGACCCGGCCGTCGTCCGTCGCATCGCCGAGCAGCCCGACGCCTTCTGGCTCGTGGGGTCGGACGGCGATGCCGGCGCGCTCGAGCTGATCGATCTCGCACGTCAGCAGGACCGCACCGTGCAGCTCGTGCTCTACGACGTCCCGCGACGGGACGACGGGCTGTCGGGCGCGCAGGGCGCCGCCGACCTCGAGGCCTACGCGGCCTGGGTCGACCAGGTCTCGGCGGCGATCGGCGACACTCGGGCCGTCGTGGTGGTCGAGCCCGACGCGCTGTGGTTCGTCGACCGCCAGACCCCCGACGGGGCCGCGCGCACGGAGCGCATCGAGTCGCTGCGCTACGCCGTCCGCACGCTGGGCGAGCGCAATCCGCGCACCCGCGTCTACGTCGAGGCGGGCACGTCGTCCGGCTCGGTCGAGACCGATCGCATGGCCGACCTGCTGGCCGAGGTGGGAGTGTCCGACGATGTCGGCTTCGCGGTCAACGTCAGCTCGTACGCGCCCGACGCCGAGATCAACGCCTACGCGCAGGAGATCCGCGCGCGTCTCGTCGCCGCCCACGGCCTGCGCGACCCGCGCTACGTCGTCGACACGGGTCGCAACGGCAACCCCGACTGGGACTTCGAGTGGTGCAACCCGTCGGGGCGCCAGCTGGGGCACGAGCCCGGTCCGGTCGGGGACGACGCCGGCCTCGACCTCAACCTGTGGATCAAGGCTCCCGCGACGTCCGACGGCGACTGCGGTGTCGGACGCGGCACCTACGGCGGCGAGTTCATGCCCGACGAGGCGATCAGGATGAGTCACGGTCGGTCCTGA